In a single window of the Renibacterium salmoninarum ATCC 33209 genome:
- a CDS encoding inositol monophosphatase family protein, whose translation MTEVTTAELLQVAKDSAAAGARVLAGRDPSKFSENMKSGDTDLVTEFDFAAESAVREAILLARPRDVITGEELAPAIPEQASGYRWSVDPLDGTMNFIRNIAYYCTSVAVAGPDGAWLAGVVTAPALNRSYFASLGAGAWVEEVSPDGTLATKELKGPKQQRTGKLLSTSLTYVPEMQARLIGELEARMTGFGDFRRLGSAALELCAIADGGLDAYLEYGLNEHDFAAGALIAEEAGAWVRRPELSSALNGLPPREESLAAWTAASIPELAGTFSPETFSPEG comes from the coding sequence ATGACTGAAGTCACTACGGCTGAGTTACTGCAAGTTGCTAAGGACTCAGCGGCGGCGGGTGCCCGCGTGCTGGCTGGACGTGATCCCAGTAAGTTCTCCGAAAACATGAAAAGTGGCGACACAGATTTAGTCACTGAATTCGATTTCGCTGCCGAAAGCGCGGTTCGTGAAGCGATTCTTTTGGCGCGGCCACGCGACGTGATCACGGGGGAGGAGCTTGCGCCGGCCATTCCCGAACAGGCATCGGGATACCGCTGGTCGGTTGACCCGCTTGACGGCACAATGAACTTCATTCGCAATATCGCTTATTACTGCACCTCCGTGGCCGTCGCGGGTCCGGATGGCGCCTGGCTGGCCGGCGTCGTAACAGCACCGGCATTGAACCGAAGCTATTTTGCGAGCCTCGGTGCTGGAGCTTGGGTTGAGGAAGTAAGCCCTGATGGCACACTGGCAACCAAGGAACTCAAAGGGCCGAAACAGCAGCGTACGGGCAAATTGCTTTCAACTAGCTTGACCTATGTTCCGGAAATGCAAGCCCGGTTGATCGGTGAGCTTGAAGCACGTATGACCGGATTCGGTGATTTTCGGCGGCTAGGCTCGGCAGCTTTGGAATTGTGCGCCATTGCGGACGGCGGCCTTGATGCATACCTAGAATACGGGCTCAACGAGCATGATTTCGCGGCGGGTGCGCTTATCGCTGAAGAGGCGGGCGCTTGGGTCCGGCGGCCGGAGCTTTCCTCAGCTTTGAATGGCTTGCCGCCGCGTGAAGAGAGTCTGGCTGCGTGGACAGCTGCATCGATTCCGGAATTAGCCGGGACGTTCAGCCCAGAAACGTTCAGCCCAGAAGGCTGA
- a CDS encoding AAA family ATPase, producing the protein MRRGEAAVQGTLRRESISLRLGFASSDFGYISDLGLPLPDDDEKHPTAFGRDPQIKREQIFAGPVARPAAVLADRKGSFASSRAEDGTVHELSRSLQNHQSILSEVADPQRAPELHRVRRMMRAWRFYDHFRTDDQAPARQPQVGTRTEVLSDTGNDLAAALQTIIESGGDGRLAQAIDRAFPGRSVAVHVEAGMFLTTFSQPGMLRALNAGELSDGTLRYLLLCAALLTVRPPELMVLNEPETSLHIDLLPAVAELIVEAAESYQIIVVTHSEKLIAHLEHSKKVHRHELVKELGETKIQGQGLLDGLPWTWPVRGRM; encoded by the coding sequence ATGCGCCGCGGCGAGGCGGCCGTTCAAGGTACTCTGCGACGCGAGTCGATCAGTCTGCGACTGGGATTCGCTAGCTCCGACTTTGGTTATATTTCAGATCTGGGATTACCGCTGCCGGACGACGATGAGAAGCACCCTACGGCTTTTGGCCGAGATCCGCAGATCAAACGTGAGCAGATCTTTGCCGGCCCAGTTGCTCGTCCTGCGGCAGTACTTGCGGATCGAAAAGGGTCCTTTGCCAGCAGCCGGGCCGAAGATGGCACAGTTCACGAACTGAGCAGGTCCCTGCAGAATCACCAATCGATCTTGAGTGAAGTGGCTGATCCGCAACGAGCTCCTGAGTTGCATCGAGTACGGCGAATGATGCGAGCCTGGCGTTTTTATGACCACTTTCGTACCGATGATCAGGCTCCGGCACGCCAACCTCAAGTTGGTACGCGCACAGAGGTCTTGAGCGATACCGGTAACGACCTTGCCGCCGCACTGCAAACCATCATCGAGAGCGGCGGCGATGGCAGGCTTGCCCAGGCGATCGACCGTGCATTTCCCGGCCGCTCGGTAGCGGTACACGTTGAAGCCGGCATGTTCCTCACGACCTTTAGCCAACCTGGCATGCTTCGGGCGCTCAACGCGGGCGAACTTTCCGATGGCACGCTTCGCTATCTGCTCCTTTGCGCTGCATTGCTCACCGTGCGTCCTCCCGAACTTATGGTGCTGAATGAGCCGGAAACGTCCTTGCATATTGATTTATTGCCAGCAGTTGCCGAACTTATCGTAGAGGCCGCTGAAAGCTACCAAATAATTGTGGTGACTCATTCAGAAAAATTGATCGCGCATTTGGAGCACAGCAAAAAAGTACATCGTCATGAACTTGTGAAGGAGCTTGGCGAAACTAAGATCCAGGGTCAAGGGCTTTTAGATGGCCTGCCGTGGACCTGGCCGGTCCGTGGCAGGATGTGA
- a CDS encoding RNA-binding S4 domain-containing protein, with translation MPEIEQVTIRDETIRLGQLLKLANLADDRIQAKEFIENGLVKVDGQIESRRGAQIRPGSVVTVNGQSVQISAH, from the coding sequence ATGCCTGAAATCGAGCAAGTCACGATCCGCGATGAAACTATCCGACTCGGCCAGCTACTCAAACTCGCCAACCTTGCCGACGATAGGATTCAAGCGAAGGAATTCATCGAAAATGGTTTAGTCAAAGTGGACGGTCAGATCGAAAGCCGCCGCGGCGCACAGATCCGTCCGGGATCGGTTGTCACGGTCAACGGTCAGTCGGTTCAGATTTCTGCGCATTGA
- a CDS encoding DUF2087 domain-containing protein, which translates to MGSLWQAAFAALQHSEFREGYAQLVLGTDPKSVDPEVLRRLESTGLLSVKNGQLAVNPEFFAQSLQLDQQAKPQGPTRYLRLEKLGMMPTNLRDRREVLSLICRRLFEPGKHYPEREVNSLLRVVSDDVSGLRRALVDGGLLARIPDGSSYWLTDSELSATP; encoded by the coding sequence ATGGGTTCCCTATGGCAAGCAGCATTTGCCGCCTTGCAGCATTCGGAGTTTCGCGAGGGCTATGCGCAATTAGTGCTTGGTACGGATCCGAAGTCAGTTGATCCTGAGGTATTGCGGCGCTTGGAAAGCACCGGCCTACTCAGCGTGAAAAACGGCCAACTAGCCGTAAACCCTGAGTTCTTCGCGCAGTCCTTGCAATTGGATCAACAAGCAAAGCCGCAGGGACCAACGCGATACCTTCGTCTTGAAAAGTTGGGAATGATGCCAACAAACCTTCGGGACCGCCGCGAAGTGTTGAGCCTGATTTGCAGGCGACTTTTTGAACCTGGAAAACACTACCCTGAGCGAGAGGTCAATAGCCTGCTTCGGGTAGTCAGCGACGATGTCTCTGGCCTTCGTCGAGCCTTGGTCGATGGCGGTCTTTTGGCCCGGATTCCCGATGGGTCCAGCTATTGGTTAACTGATTCGGAACTGAGTGCAACACCATGA
- a CDS encoding AAA family ATPase: protein MITALAVHNFRSIRELVLDLHGLDVITGANGSGKSNLYRALRLLAECGSGAAIGSLARQGGLESVLWAGPDQLSNAPRRGGRSRYSATRVDQSATGIR from the coding sequence ATGATTACCGCCTTGGCCGTGCACAATTTCCGCTCGATCCGGGAGCTGGTTCTAGATCTACACGGCCTCGATGTCATTACCGGCGCCAATGGTTCTGGAAAGTCGAATCTGTACCGGGCGCTCAGGCTACTTGCGGAGTGTGGCAGTGGTGCAGCCATTGGGTCCTTGGCCCGTCAAGGCGGTCTCGAATCTGTCCTGTGGGCTGGACCAGATCAGCTCAGCAATGCGCCGCGGCGAGGCGGCCGTTCAAGGTACTCTGCGACGCGAGTCGATCAGTCTGCGACTGGGATTCGCTAG
- a CDS encoding DMT family transporter, which translates to MNATNPHKVPILLGLPLAVIGGLAVAGQGRSNGSLGAALGDGLAAAVMSFGSGLVLIVLASLILPAGRRGLRAIAPVVRARKFPRWYLAAGVIGAFLVMAQGLTVAVIGIALFTVAVVTGQSLSGLLVDRLGISPAGKKAITGIRVISVLLTIAAVIWAVSPRFNQSESIWHWLLPVLLPLVAGFLMSFQQAMNGTQTVHYGTPLAATVINFVAGTAVLLVAWLVKVLFAGFGNGLPSEWWYYLGGALGCFFICLAAWLVRGLGVLLTGLGMIAGQLLGSLALDLLVPTAGTVIAPATWWGTLLTLLAVVLATLPWPRRPRR; encoded by the coding sequence ATGAATGCAACTAATCCGCACAAGGTGCCGATACTTTTGGGGCTGCCGCTTGCCGTGATCGGCGGTTTGGCCGTTGCCGGTCAGGGCCGATCTAACGGGTCCCTCGGCGCAGCGCTAGGGGATGGCTTGGCAGCAGCTGTGATGAGCTTCGGATCCGGCCTGGTGTTGATTGTTTTGGCGTCGCTGATCCTTCCTGCTGGACGCCGCGGATTGCGGGCGATTGCACCTGTGGTTCGGGCCAGGAAATTCCCGCGCTGGTATCTCGCAGCGGGCGTTATTGGCGCATTCTTGGTGATGGCCCAAGGGCTGACCGTGGCCGTGATCGGGATTGCGCTCTTTACCGTCGCGGTAGTCACCGGGCAAAGTCTCAGTGGTTTGTTGGTCGATCGGCTGGGGATATCGCCAGCCGGAAAGAAAGCGATTACCGGGATCCGAGTCATCTCAGTGCTGCTCACCATCGCCGCCGTCATCTGGGCCGTTTCACCTCGGTTCAACCAATCTGAAAGCATTTGGCATTGGTTGTTACCAGTGTTGCTGCCGTTGGTGGCAGGATTTTTGATGAGCTTTCAACAAGCGATGAACGGCACCCAGACTGTGCATTATGGCACTCCGCTTGCGGCGACTGTGATCAACTTTGTTGCCGGAACCGCGGTGCTACTAGTGGCTTGGCTGGTCAAAGTACTGTTCGCCGGGTTTGGCAACGGCTTGCCAAGTGAATGGTGGTACTACCTTGGCGGCGCGCTTGGCTGCTTCTTTATCTGTCTTGCTGCCTGGCTAGTTCGCGGTCTGGGTGTTTTGCTGACTGGGTTGGGCATGATTGCTGGCCAGCTGCTTGGCTCACTTGCCTTGGATCTCCTCGTGCCAACGGCGGGCACCGTCATCGCACCGGCCACTTGGTGGGGCACCCTGCTCACGCTGCTCGCCGTCGTGCTGGCTACTTTGCCTTGGCCTCGCAGGCCTCGCCGCTAG
- the ligA gene encoding NAD-dependent DNA ligase LigA produces MRQDGLVSTSESDSPAPAATPAATLRAEYSKLVEDIRHYRFAYYNEAESLVSDAEFDVLFRRLEEIEALHPELISNDSPTQEVGGEVSAAFTPVQHTSQIYSLEDVFSIEELQSWIIKAQANAEKLAGSIVAERPLRWLTELKIDGLAVNLLYRNGQLVRAATRGDGITGEDITHNVLTIQEIPRQLRGENLPEEVEIRGEVFIASKDFLALNEQIVGTGRAPFANPRNAAAGSLRQKDPADTAKRPLSMLVHGIGSRIGLDVASQSESYALLKAWGLPTSPYFKVLTGYQEVLDYINHYGEHRHDLLHEIDGIVIKIDDFASQNALGFTSRVPRWAVAYKYPPEEVHTKLLDILVNVGRTGRVTPFGVMEPVKVAGSTVEMATLHNQDVVKAKGVLIGDTVVLRKAGDVIPEIVGPVLALRDGREREFVMPTECPSCGTALAPAKEGDVDIRCPNAKSCPDQLRERVFHLAGRGAFDIEALGWEAAIALTQPAEPELAPVRNEAQIFNLVAEDLALVKIKREKKVKGVLSGVHELVPYFYSKGTEEKPSEPTSNTVKLFIELEKAKAQPLWRVLVALSIRHVGPTASRALATAFGSMAAIRAASEPELAEVDGVGPTIAAALIEWFAEDWHREIIDAWAADGVRMADERDESVRRTLAGLTIVVTGSLEKFNRDQAKEAIINRGGKSAGSVSKNTDYVVAGENAGTKLDKAEKLGVTVLDEAGFETLLAHGPDHSAEAEENESEGSTTND; encoded by the coding sequence ATGCGGCAAGATGGTCTTGTGAGCACATCAGAATCGGATTCTCCCGCACCCGCAGCCACCCCTGCCGCCACCCTGCGGGCAGAGTACAGCAAACTCGTTGAAGACATTCGGCACTATCGATTTGCCTATTACAACGAGGCAGAGTCGCTGGTGTCAGACGCCGAATTCGATGTGCTCTTTCGTCGACTTGAAGAGATCGAAGCGCTGCATCCGGAGCTAATCAGTAATGATTCACCAACTCAAGAAGTTGGTGGAGAGGTTTCGGCCGCGTTTACGCCGGTTCAGCACACCAGCCAGATTTATAGCCTCGAAGATGTTTTCTCGATCGAAGAGCTGCAAAGCTGGATCATCAAAGCCCAGGCCAACGCAGAGAAGCTAGCGGGCAGCATTGTGGCGGAACGCCCGTTACGTTGGCTGACCGAACTCAAAATTGATGGGCTCGCGGTGAACTTGCTCTACCGCAATGGCCAACTTGTCCGCGCGGCCACTAGGGGCGACGGCATCACTGGCGAAGACATTACACATAATGTTTTGACGATCCAAGAGATTCCGCGGCAATTACGGGGCGAAAATCTGCCTGAGGAAGTAGAAATTCGCGGCGAAGTTTTCATCGCTTCAAAAGACTTCTTGGCGCTCAATGAACAGATTGTTGGCACGGGCCGGGCTCCCTTTGCGAATCCGCGAAATGCTGCGGCTGGATCGTTACGGCAGAAAGATCCCGCAGACACGGCAAAACGACCGCTCAGTATGTTGGTGCACGGCATCGGTTCGCGGATCGGTCTAGATGTTGCTAGCCAGTCTGAAAGCTACGCATTGCTCAAAGCTTGGGGGCTGCCCACCAGCCCGTATTTCAAAGTATTGACTGGCTACCAAGAAGTCTTGGATTACATCAATCATTACGGCGAGCATCGGCATGATCTGCTGCATGAGATTGATGGCATTGTCATCAAAATTGACGATTTCGCTAGCCAAAATGCCTTGGGCTTCACTTCCCGAGTTCCGCGATGGGCGGTCGCTTATAAGTACCCACCTGAAGAAGTGCATACCAAGCTGTTAGACATTCTGGTCAACGTCGGCCGGACCGGCAGGGTGACACCCTTTGGGGTTATGGAGCCCGTCAAAGTAGCCGGATCCACCGTGGAGATGGCCACGCTGCACAACCAGGACGTGGTTAAGGCCAAGGGCGTTCTGATCGGGGACACCGTGGTGCTGCGCAAAGCTGGTGACGTCATCCCGGAGATTGTTGGGCCGGTCCTTGCCCTGCGCGACGGTAGGGAACGTGAATTCGTGATGCCAACAGAATGTCCGTCCTGTGGCACTGCCTTGGCGCCGGCCAAAGAGGGCGATGTTGATATTCGCTGTCCTAATGCAAAGTCGTGCCCGGACCAATTACGCGAGAGGGTGTTCCACCTGGCCGGTCGCGGTGCGTTCGATATCGAGGCGCTGGGTTGGGAGGCGGCGATTGCACTTACCCAACCGGCTGAACCAGAGCTAGCGCCAGTTCGCAATGAGGCGCAAATTTTCAACTTGGTCGCAGAAGACTTAGCTCTGGTCAAGATTAAGCGTGAAAAAAAGGTGAAGGGCGTGCTCAGCGGTGTGCATGAGCTGGTGCCCTATTTCTACTCAAAGGGTACCGAGGAAAAACCTTCTGAACCGACGTCTAATACCGTGAAACTTTTTATCGAATTGGAGAAGGCCAAGGCACAACCACTTTGGCGAGTGCTGGTGGCGCTTTCCATCCGGCACGTTGGGCCCACAGCATCGCGGGCATTAGCCACCGCCTTTGGCTCAATGGCAGCAATTCGCGCCGCTTCCGAACCGGAATTGGCTGAGGTCGACGGCGTGGGCCCCACGATTGCCGCAGCCCTTATTGAATGGTTTGCCGAAGATTGGCATCGCGAAATCATTGACGCTTGGGCGGCGGACGGCGTCCGAATGGCAGATGAACGCGACGAATCGGTAAGACGAACGTTGGCAGGACTCACCATTGTGGTGACCGGCTCTTTGGAAAAGTTCAATCGAGATCAAGCCAAGGAAGCGATCATCAACAGGGGCGGTAAATCTGCCGGTTCAGTATCAAAAAATACTGATTACGTGGTGGCGGGAGAAAACGCTGGCACTAAGCTAGATAAGGCCGAAAAGCTAGGTGTCACGGTGCTTGATGAAGCTGGGTTTGAGACATTGTTGGCGCACGGTCCAGACCACAGCGCTGAAGCTGAAGAAAATGAATCTGAGGGGTCTACAACAAATGACTGA
- a CDS encoding alpha/beta hydrolase, whose translation MTSSPIAPVVLWSKPAEQRAGTPLLVLLHGYGANEADLFGLAEQLPAEFMIAAVRAGQSAGSGFAWFPLQSDLIISIEAVTSAALELDEWLDSIAADFSSVTLLGFSQGMAMASTLARHRPERFAAVVGLSGFIIDAEADPYFKDAELEKEKLPFFWGRDQADPVLPQALIEQSNEWLAKHTKLTKVLYTGMWHGICQAEIGHVGEFLRAEVLNAQKSEPTDR comes from the coding sequence ATGACTTCTTCACCCATCGCGCCCGTAGTTCTCTGGTCAAAGCCGGCTGAGCAACGTGCCGGAACCCCACTCTTGGTCCTGCTCCATGGCTATGGTGCAAATGAAGCTGATCTTTTCGGATTGGCTGAACAACTCCCGGCTGAATTTATGATCGCCGCCGTCCGGGCAGGTCAATCGGCTGGCTCTGGGTTTGCTTGGTTCCCTTTGCAGAGCGACTTAATCATCAGCATCGAAGCCGTGACCAGTGCCGCGCTTGAGCTTGATGAATGGCTTGATTCGATTGCGGCCGATTTCAGCTCAGTGACTTTGCTCGGTTTCTCCCAAGGCATGGCAATGGCCAGTACTTTGGCTCGGCACCGGCCGGAACGCTTTGCCGCCGTCGTCGGTTTATCAGGTTTTATTATCGACGCCGAGGCCGATCCCTACTTCAAGGATGCCGAACTCGAAAAAGAAAAACTGCCATTTTTTTGGGGACGAGACCAAGCTGATCCAGTGTTGCCACAAGCACTGATTGAGCAGAGCAACGAATGGTTAGCCAAGCACACCAAGCTCACCAAAGTGCTGTATACTGGTATGTGGCACGGAATTTGTCAGGCAGAAATTGGCCATGTGGGCGAATTCTTGCGCGCTGAGGTGCTCAATGCGCAGAAATCTGAACCGACTGACCGTTGA